In Carya illinoinensis cultivar Pawnee chromosome 16, C.illinoinensisPawnee_v1, whole genome shotgun sequence, a single window of DNA contains:
- the LOC122298998 gene encoding uncharacterized protein LOC122298998, whose protein sequence is MAPFILDDDLVIHEKLPWDSWPEIEVLFFVNLALQIVLTFYGSRRKYIPGLWIRFTVLSAYLLSGSVAKIVIGKLAAISVRDYNLGKVDAMDAETLCKLAATELESFKHAANWELKLLLAPLILAQAGNPDTITAYSIEDDKLGLGQFHNLVIQVGVTASIILSFESIINWFSFLYMLLFLAGIIKYEEFIWALNSSLKNSGLSIKEIHQEADDHVPSLFRQLTSWGIPGLELILKAYCRFDCLKPHLENWLYKPFYESLPWMSIDAYSPEDIFKITDVELGFMYDVLYTKSPIIYSRTGCILRILYFLSLASTLCGLVILYLTKSLKDGHSHFCILVVLIVAAMILEVYQIILLPFSDWAIIQMIKHHNSSPVVMHCLRVLGPKSRKWKRWSHSLGQFNLLSFSLHDKQFKYCSKIMKFFGKEMEFKKSMSRSRLDFSNELKELIVEELKKVDNVRNSKPITKRGHWALERYGCPSHDFRWSVMRDFDKSITIWHLATDICYRADVQCMSTANRHMEMSKTLSNYMMYLLALRPQMLCATTADIIFEHALTKLKTFLSTTSTGLSVTREDEGEFCWIWMNEEIPKESDSSKRMETVVTSNWHLLQDVERLTRSLMKLENKWELMSSVWVEMLCYAASNCPLECHAEQLRRGGGLITHIWLLLAHMKT, encoded by the coding sequence atggCCCCATTCATTTTGGACGACGATCTAGTAATACATGAGAAGCTACCGTGGGATTCATGGCCTGAGATTGAAGTGCTATTTTTTGTGAACTTGGCCTTGCAAATTGTCCTCACGTTCTATGGCAGTCGCAGAAAATATATCCCAGGATTGTGGATAAGATTCACAGTTTTGTCCGCCTACTTGCTGTCAGGTTCTGTTGCAAAGATTGTTATTGGCAAGCTCGCTGCAATCTCAGTCAGAGATTATAACCTTGGCAAGGTTGATGCAATGGATGCAGAAACACTCTGCAAACTCGCTGCAACCGAACTCGAAAGTTTTAAGCATGCTGCCAATTGGGAGCTAAAATTACTGTTGGCACCTTTAATTTTAGCTCAGGCTGGAAACCCGGATACCATTACTGCATACTCAATAGAAGATGATAAGTTGGGATTGGGGCAGTTTCATAACCTAGTAATTCAAGTGGGTGTTACAGCTTCTATCATTCTCAGTTTCGAGAGTATTATAAATTGGTTCTCATTCCTATACATGCTCTTGTTTCTGGCTGGAATAATCAAGTATGAAGAGTTCATATGGGCTCTCAATTCATCACTGAAGAACTCTGGTCTAAGCATCAAGGAAATTCACCAAGAAGCAGATGATCACGTTCCTTCTTTATTCCGACAACTAACCAGCTGGGGCATTCCTGGTCTAGAACTAATCTTAAAGGCTTATTGCCGCTTTGATTGCTTGAAGCCTCACCTTGAGAACTGGCTTTACAAGCCTTTTTATGAATCTCTTCCCTGGATGTCCATTGATGCATATTCGCCTGAGgacatcttcaaaatcacagATGTTGAACTTGGCTTCATGTATGATGTGCTCTACACAAAGTCTCCTATCATATATTCGAGGACAGGCTGTATTCTCCGTATCCTTTATTTCTTGAGTTTAGCATCTACTTTATGTGGCCTCGTGATCTTGTACTTGACAAAGTCTTTAAAAGATGGTCATTCTCATTTCTGTATCTTGGTGGTACTAATAGTTGCAGCCATGATTTTAGAGGTTTATCAGATCATACTTCTACCTTTCTCGGACTGGGCTATAATTCAAATGATCAAGCACCATAATTCTTCTCCTGTTGTGATGCATTGTTTGCGAGTTCTTGGCCCAAAGTCAAGAAAGTGGAAACGGTGGTCCCATTCATTGGGACAATTCAATTTATTAAGCTTCAGCCTTCATGACAAGCAGTTCAAGTACTGTAGTAAAATAATGAAGTTTTTTGGCAAGGAAATGGAGTTCAAAAAGAGCATGAGTAGGAGCCGCTTGGACTTTTCCAACGAATTGAAAGAACTGATTGTGGAAGAGTTGAAAAAGGTGGATAATGTGAGAAATTCCAAGCCTATCACGAAAAGAGGTCACTGGGCACTTGAAAGGTATGGATGCCCTAGCCATGATTTCAGATGGAGTGTTATGAGAGATTTCGATAAGAGCATTACCATATGGCATCTTGCAACAGACATCTGCTATCGTGCAGATGTTCAATGCATGAGTACTGCAAATAGGCATATGGAAATGAGCAAAACACTCTCAAATTACATGATGTATCTTCTAGCATTGCGCCCTCAAATGTTATGCGCCACAACAGCTGACATAATATTCGAGCATGCTCTTACTAAACTCAAAACATTCTTATCAACAACGTCTACTGGACTATCGGTAACGAGAGAGGATGAAGGCGAGTTCTGTTggatttggatgaatgaagaAATTCCCAAGGAATCGGACTCCAGTAAAAGGATGGAAACTGTGGTAACATCCAACTGGCACCTGTTGCAGGATGTGGAAAGACTAACCAGGAGTTTGATGAAACTGGAGAACAAATGGGAACTCATGAGTAGCGTGTGGGTGGAGATGCTGTGCTATGCGGCAAGCAACTGCCCGTTGGAGTGCCACGCAGAGCAGCTCAGGCGAGGGGGAGGGTTGATTACTCATATCTGGCTTCTTCTTGCCCACATGAAGACATAA
- the LOC122299526 gene encoding gamma-glutamyl peptidase 5-like: MKVDGGERRYALLLAAKDSDYVKKVYDGYFNVFVAAFGEEGESWDLYRVIEGEFPHMNELRNYDGFVVSGSPSDAYGNDSWILKLCLLLQTLYAMQKKVLGICFGHQVLCRALGGKVGKAYTGWDVGLRKVNIVKDLAPCCFLDDLGEMPTSLSIIECHQDEVFEVPPGGEVIAFSDKTGVEMFTIGDHILGIQGHPEYTQDILHNLIDRLLNMDAFERGFADKVRFILQTAEPDRKYWERICRNFLKG; the protein is encoded by the exons ATGAAGGTCGACGGAGGAGAGAGGAGATATGCTCTTCTTCTAGCTGCAAAGGACTCCGACTATGTCAAGAAAGTGTATGATGGGTACTTCAACGTGTTTGTTGCAGCTTTTGGGGAAGAAGGAGAGAGTTGGGACCTGTACAGAGTCATAGAGGGGGAGTTCCCACACATGAATGAACTCCGAAACTATGATGGGTTTGTGGTAAGTGGCAGCCCTAGTGATGCTTATGGGAATGATTCCTGGATCCTCAAGCTTTGCTTGCTTCTCCAAACTTTGTATGCCATGCAGAAAAAAGTCCTTGGGATTTGCTTCGGTCATCAG GTCTTGTGCAGAGCCTTGGGTGGAAAGGTGGGCAAAGCCTATACAGGGTGGGATGTGGGGCTGAGGAAAGTGAACATAGTGAAGGACTTGGCACCATGCTGCTTCCTTGATGACTTGGGTGAAATGCCAACTTCACTTTCCATTATTGAGTGCCACCAAGATGAGGTTTTTGAGGTTCCTCCAGGAGGTGAAGTGATTGCATTCTCAGACAAAACAGGTGTGGAAATGTTCACTATTGGAGACCATATTTTAGGCATTCAAGGCCATCCTGAGTACACCCAAGACATTCTTCATAATCTCATTGATCGCCTTCTCAATATGGATGCCTTCGAG AGAGGTTTTGCCGACAAAGTAAGGTTTATTTTACAAACAGCTGAACCGGATAGAAAGTACTGGGAAAGAATATGCAGGAACTTTCTCAAGGGATGA